One window from the genome of Ovis canadensis isolate MfBH-ARS-UI-01 breed Bighorn chromosome 21, ARS-UI_OviCan_v2, whole genome shotgun sequence encodes:
- the LOC138427238 gene encoding olfactory receptor 8B8-like: MAPGNGSFVTEFILVGLTDQPDLQLPLFFLFLVMYMVTMLGNFGLLTLIVLNSHLHTAMYFFLFNLSFIDLCYSSVFTPKMLVDFLSKKNTISYMGCMTQLYFFCFFVVSECYVLTSMAYDRYVAICNPLLYNIAMSPKMCSSLMLGSYLMAFSGAMAHTGCMLRLTFCDANTIDHYLCDILPVLQLSCTSTYVNELVVFIVVGINIIVPSLTIFVSYGLILSNILQICSTEGRSKAFSTCSSHIIAVSLFFGSGAIMYLKPSSAGSMHVGKISSVFYTNVVPMMNPLTYSLRNKDVKLALRKTLGRGKFLLESMSLCKLS, translated from the coding sequence ATGGCTCCTGGAAATGGTTCTTTTGTGACTGAATTCATTCTGGTGGGGTTAACAGACCAACCAGATCTTCAACTTCCCTTGTTCTTCCTGTTTCTAGTAATGTATATGGTCACTATGTTGGGAAATTTTGGCTTGTTAACACTAATTGTGCTGAATTCACACCTACACACCgccatgtactttttcctctttaactTGTCCTTCATAGACCTGTGTTATTCTTCTGTATTTACACCCAAAATGCTGGTAGATTTTTTATCAAAGAAGAATACGATCTCTTATATGGGATGCATGACTCAGCtctactttttctgtttttttgttgtttctgaatGCTATGTGCTAACATCAATGGCCTATGATCGGTATGTGGCCATCTGTAACCCACTCTTGTATAACATTGCCATGTCCCCTAAAATGTGTTCCAGCCTTATGCTTGGTTCCTACTTGATGGCATTTTCTGGTGCCATGGCTCACACTGGATGCATGCTGAGACTGACCTTCTGCGATGCAAACACCATTGACCACTATTTGTGTGACATCCTCCCTGTGCTCCAGCTCTCCTGCACAAGTACTTACGTGAATGAGCTGGTAGTTTTCATTGTGGTGGGCATCAATATCATTGTGCCCAGTCTCACGATCTTTGTCTCTTATGGTCTCATCCTCTCCAACATCCTCCAAATATGCTCTACAGAGGGCAGGTCCAAAGCCTTCAGCACCTGCAGTTCCCACATAATTGCTGTTTCTCTGTTCTTTGGTTCAGGGGCAATCATGTATCTTAAACCGTCATCTGCTGGGTCCATGCATGTGGGGAAAATCTCTTCTGTCTTTTACACCAATGTGGTTCCCATGATGAACCCCTTAACCTACAGCTTGAGAAACAAAGATGTTAAACTTGCTCTGAGAAAAACCCTGGGGAGGGGAAAATTTTTATTAGAATCAATGTCTCTGTGCAAGCTGTCATAA